One Mycolicibacterium fortuitum subsp. fortuitum genomic window carries:
- a CDS encoding MarR family winged helix-turn-helix transcriptional regulator, whose protein sequence is MAEEPIGVSALDERIPFLLSQLGAHVAGRFKATLEPLGLHPRATAVVLALAGADGQSQRELCERLGLHRNVMVALIDTLEAEGLVERRPHPEDRRAFAVSLTERARELVPALDTAGRALEEEVTASLSDDERAVLRQMLRRLSAEAGLIPGVHPGLA, encoded by the coding sequence GTGGCTGAGGAACCGATCGGCGTTTCCGCACTCGACGAGCGCATCCCGTTCCTGCTCTCGCAACTGGGCGCACATGTGGCCGGGCGGTTCAAGGCCACGCTGGAGCCGCTGGGGCTGCATCCGCGCGCCACCGCGGTGGTGCTCGCACTGGCCGGCGCCGACGGGCAATCGCAGCGTGAGCTGTGTGAACGCCTCGGCCTGCACCGCAACGTCATGGTTGCGCTGATCGACACGCTGGAGGCCGAGGGTCTCGTCGAACGCCGACCGCACCCCGAGGACCGGCGCGCGTTTGCCGTGTCCCTGACCGAGCGGGCACGAGAACTGGTCCCGGCTCTCGACACCGCCGGCCGTGCGCTCGAGGAAGAGGTGACGGCGTCGCTGTCCGACGACGAGCGTGCCGTGCTGCGGCAGATGCTGCGCCGCCTGTCAGCCGAGGCCGGTCTGATTCCCGGAGTCCACCCCGGACTGGCCTGA
- the gatB gene encoding Asp-tRNA(Asn)/Glu-tRNA(Gln) amidotransferase subunit GatB → MSVATAELVDYDDVIAAYEPVMGMEVHVELSTATKMFCGCANRFGAEPNTLVCPVCLGLPGSLPVLNEAAVESAIRIGLALNCDIAPWGRFARKNYFYPDQPKNYQISQYDEPIAVNGYLDVPLDDGSTFRVEIERAHMEEDTGKLTHLGSDTGRIAGATTSLADFNRAGVPLIEIVTRPIEGTGARAPEIARAYVTALRDLLRGLGVSDVRMDQGSMRCDSNLSLKPVGATEFGTRTETKNVNSLKSVEVAVRYEMRRQAAVLNSGGTVTQETRHFHEDGYTSPGRSKETAQDYRYFPEPDLEPIAPSAELVERLRQTIPELPWLARKRIQQDWGISDEVMRDLVNAGAVELVAATVSHGASSEAARAWWGNFLVQKANENEVELEALPISPAQVAAVVKLVDEGKLSNKLARQVIEGVLAGEGEPEQVMTDRGLALVRDDSVIQAAIDKALEAQPDVVDKIRGGKIQAAGAIVGAVMKATKGSADAARVRELVLAACGQSG, encoded by the coding sequence ATGTCTGTCGCTACCGCTGAACTCGTTGACTACGACGACGTCATCGCCGCCTATGAGCCCGTCATGGGCATGGAGGTCCACGTCGAGCTGTCCACGGCGACCAAGATGTTCTGCGGCTGCGCCAATCGGTTCGGTGCCGAACCCAACACGCTGGTCTGCCCGGTCTGCCTGGGGTTGCCCGGTTCACTTCCCGTGCTCAACGAGGCGGCCGTCGAATCGGCGATCCGCATCGGTCTCGCGCTCAACTGCGACATCGCACCCTGGGGCCGGTTCGCCCGGAAGAACTACTTCTACCCCGACCAGCCGAAGAACTACCAGATCTCGCAATACGACGAGCCGATCGCGGTCAACGGGTATCTCGACGTGCCGCTCGACGACGGCTCCACCTTCCGTGTGGAGATCGAGCGTGCACACATGGAGGAGGACACCGGAAAGCTGACCCACCTCGGCAGCGATACCGGCCGCATCGCGGGCGCGACGACCTCGCTCGCCGATTTCAACCGCGCCGGCGTTCCGCTGATCGAGATCGTCACCCGGCCCATCGAGGGGACCGGGGCACGTGCCCCCGAGATCGCTCGCGCATATGTGACGGCACTGCGAGACCTGCTGCGCGGCCTGGGCGTATCGGATGTCCGAATGGATCAGGGCTCGATGCGCTGCGACTCGAACCTGTCGCTCAAGCCGGTCGGGGCAACCGAGTTCGGTACCCGCACCGAGACCAAGAACGTGAACTCGCTGAAGAGTGTCGAAGTTGCGGTTCGGTACGAAATGCGCCGCCAGGCAGCTGTTCTGAATTCCGGAGGCACAGTCACCCAGGAGACCCGGCACTTCCACGAGGACGGCTACACCTCACCCGGGCGTAGCAAGGAGACTGCGCAGGACTACCGGTACTTCCCCGAGCCCGACCTTGAGCCGATCGCGCCCAGTGCGGAATTGGTGGAGCGGCTACGTCAGACCATCCCTGAGCTGCCTTGGTTGGCGCGCAAGCGGATTCAGCAGGATTGGGGCATCTCCGACGAGGTGATGCGGGATCTGGTCAACGCCGGTGCGGTCGAGTTGGTGGCCGCCACCGTTTCCCACGGTGCCTCCAGCGAGGCTGCGCGCGCCTGGTGGGGCAACTTCCTGGTGCAGAAGGCCAACGAAAACGAGGTCGAGCTCGAGGCTTTGCCGATTTCACCCGCCCAGGTTGCCGCCGTGGTCAAGCTGGTCGACGAGGGCAAGCTGTCCAACAAGCTGGCCCGCCAGGTGATCGAGGGCGTGCTGGCCGGCGAGGGGGAGCCCGAGCAGGTGATGACCGATCGAGGTCTCGCCCTCGTGCGCGACGACTCGGTGATCCAGGCTGCCATTGATAAAGCGCTCGAGGCTCAGCCTGACGTGGTCGACAAGATCCGTGGCGGCAAGATCCAGGCCGCCGGAGCGATTGTCGGCGCCGTCATGAAGGCGACGAAGGGTTCGGCCGACGCGGCGCGCGTTCGCGAGCTGGTGCTGGCCGCCTGCGGCCAGAGCGGGTAA
- a CDS encoding TetR/AcrR family transcriptional regulator, protein MPDRQRRRYAPRLPREERREQLLDAALTVLQDCPLHELTMEAVAEAGGVGKPVLYTAFRTRTELVTALLIREHQRGLNQILTALPKNLSVTGPRDAYTATVTGFLRCVLENPTRWRLILTVPDSAPRDFHAAVRNARNQILTELEQMARAGIAVDPRLSALDPELLGHTLLSFAEMLGRLAVLDPDSFPRERLEQYATAAMTMFARPVS, encoded by the coding sequence GTGCCTGACCGCCAGCGCCGCAGATATGCACCGCGGCTACCGCGTGAAGAACGGCGCGAGCAACTGCTCGATGCAGCCTTGACCGTGCTGCAGGACTGCCCCCTGCACGAGCTGACGATGGAAGCCGTGGCCGAGGCAGGTGGCGTCGGTAAACCCGTTCTCTACACCGCTTTCCGGACCCGCACCGAGCTGGTGACGGCATTGCTGATCCGCGAGCATCAGCGGGGCCTGAACCAGATACTGACCGCTTTGCCCAAGAATCTGTCGGTAACCGGACCGCGAGATGCCTACACCGCGACCGTCACCGGTTTCCTGCGCTGCGTGTTGGAGAACCCGACCCGCTGGCGACTCATCCTCACGGTGCCCGACAGCGCGCCGCGGGATTTCCACGCGGCGGTCCGCAACGCCCGGAACCAGATCCTCACCGAGCTCGAGCAAATGGCACGGGCGGGGATCGCGGTGGATCCCCGGCTTTCGGCTCTGGACCCCGAACTCCTCGGGCACACCTTGTTGTCCTTCGCCGAGATGCTCGGCCGTTTGGCAGTACTCGACCCCGACAGCTTCCCGCGCGAACGGCTCGAGCAATATGCGACTGCGGCGATGACGATGTTCGCCCGGCCGGTGAGCTGA